In bacterium, a single genomic region encodes these proteins:
- a CDS encoding indole-3-glycerol phosphate synthase TrpC codes for MSGVREDLSARKATVPFGELLRIASKRGPARDLLRTIPEGPGIIAEIKRASPSRGWIRRDLDAVATAGAYIAGGAWAVSVLTEGRLFGGTLADLSDVRAAFPDATLLRKDFVLDEYMLAESRAHGADLVLLMVSVLGEKTGEMAALAFAHGLEPLVETRDAAEIAIAARSGARLIGINNRNLDTLTVDLRTGTRLLPLLPAGAYPVVESGISTADQVRDFHRAGARLFLIGESLAGSKDPAYTIRRYMGK; via the coding sequence CTGTCGGGCGTCCGCGAGGACCTTTCCGCCCGGAAGGCGACGGTTCCGTTCGGGGAACTTCTTCGGATCGCCTCGAAGCGCGGGCCGGCAAGGGATCTCCTCCGGACGATCCCGGAGGGTCCGGGCATCATCGCGGAGATCAAGCGCGCCTCGCCTTCCCGGGGATGGATCCGACGCGATCTCGATGCCGTCGCCACCGCCGGCGCCTATATAGCGGGAGGGGCGTGGGCGGTATCCGTGCTGACGGAGGGCCGCCTCTTCGGAGGGACGCTCGCGGACCTCTCGGACGTCCGTGCGGCGTTCCCCGACGCGACGCTCCTGCGGAAGGATTTCGTGCTGGACGAATACATGCTGGCGGAGTCCCGGGCGCACGGCGCGGATCTCGTCCTGCTCATGGTCTCCGTCCTCGGGGAGAAGACGGGAGAGATGGCGGCGCTGGCCTTCGCGCACGGCCTCGAGCCGCTGGTGGAAACGCGGGACGCGGCGGAGATCGCGATCGCCGCCCGTTCGGGGGCGCGGCTGATCGGGATCAACAACCGGAACCTCGACACCTTGACCGTTGACCTCCGCACGGGGACCCGGCTGCTCCCGCTTCTTCCCGCCGGGGCGTACCCTGTCGTGGAGAGCGGCATCTCGACGGCGGACCAGGTCCGGGACTTCCACAGGGCCGGCGCACGTCTCTTCCTGATCGGGGAGTCCCTGGCCGGGAGCAAAGACCCCGCTTACACGATCCGCCGGTATATGGGAAAATGA